The following coding sequences lie in one Arachis stenosperma cultivar V10309 chromosome 5, arast.V10309.gnm1.PFL2, whole genome shotgun sequence genomic window:
- the LOC130982164 gene encoding 60S ribosomal protein L7-1-like, with protein MAEEESKALNFIPEVILKKRKSNEAWALRKKAQLERSNFQSNKSKDATIKKPEDFVIQYRNMELDLIRVKRRVKRKLPHLNSDSKSLLVIRIHGKNDMHQKTRKNLYSLGLRRVFSAVFLKPSDGVLAKLQRVEPFVTYGYPNLKSIKELIYKKGHMKIEKRKVPLTDNNIIEQELGKYGIVCIEDMVHQIYNVGPHFKEVIRLMWPFELNKPVGGLTGSKTLFKDGGDSGNREDLINELVSKMN; from the exons ATGGCAGAAGAGGAATCAAAAGCATTGAACTTCATACCAGAGGTTATACTCAAGAAGCGAAAAAGCAACGAAGCATGGGCTCTCAGGAAAAAGGCTCAGTTAGAGCGCTCCAACTTCCAATCTAACAAGAGCAAGGACGCTACCATCAAAAAGCCCGAGGATTTCGTTATTCAATATCGCAACATG GAGCTGGACCTTATTAGAGTGAAGCGCAGAGTAAAGAGGAAACTTCCACACCTCAACTCAGACTCCAAGTCCTTACTTGTCATTCGGATTCACGG GAAAAACGATATGCAtcagaaaacaagaaagaattTGTACAGCTTGGGGTTGAGAAGAGTATTCAGTGCTGTCTTTTTGAAGCCATCAGATGGAGTGTTGGCCAAGTTGCAGAGGGTGGAACCATTTGTTACCTATGG ATACCCAAATCTTAAGAGCATAAAGGAGCTAATCTACAAGAAGGGGCACATGAAAATAGAGAAGCGGAAAGTTCCGTTGACAGATAATAACATTATTGAGCAG GAATTAGGGAAGTATGGTATTGTATGCATAGAAGACATGGTGCATCAGATCTATAATGTTGGTCCACACTTTAAAGAAGTTATTCGACTTATGTGGCCCTTTGAACTCAACAAACCAGTAGGAGGGTTGACAGGATCAAAAACCCTTTTCAAGGATGGTGGAGACTCTGGAAATCGGGAGGATCTCATCAACGAATTAGTCTCTAAAATGAATTAA